The DNA window TCTTCGCGATGTACTACTGATATCTCAGCATTTAGGAAGATCACTGGGAGGTGGTAGAAGAGACTCGTTAGGTCCCTTGCCATTGTCAACCAGGAATGCCATTTTCAGCCCCCATGTCGTGTGCACCTCTAGGTGGCAATGCATAAACCAGACGCCTGAGAATACACACAATTAAAGCAATATTTCAATACAAAATAAAACGATGatgtaaattaaaaaatatatatatctagAAGactaataaataaatacataGATGGTGGTTCAACATTACCTGGATTGTCTGCTCGGAATCGAATAGCCACCCATCCACCAGTTGGTACTCCGATGGTGTTCCTCTCGACGGGGTCAACGAGATTAAATTTCTTGGGATCTGTCTTGGGATTGAAATTCCCTAGACCCCTGCCAACAGCAAAAAAGTTGAAGCCGTGGAGATGGACTGGATGGTTCTCAGGGGCAACGATTCCAGTGTCCTGCAAAACCACCTGGACCGTGGCATTGTAAGGCAGTCTGTAAACCTTTGTTCCATTCTTAGTCTGTAGGTTTGCTGGAGGCGTTCCCGTATAATTGAAGGGACTGGGCGGATTCCCTGGAAAGTCGGTGGTAAAGACTCCATTTATATTGAAGAAATGCGCCTGGAGCAGCGCTACGGTTGGCATCACGAAGGTGACGTTGTTTACGCTGGCCACCACCCGGCTACCGTTGGCGGCTTTGCAAGTAGGACACGGGTTAATCCCCAAACCCACCACGAAGAAAAGGGAGTGATCCACGGTCTGCGGAACCTGGGCAGGGTATTTTTTGGAATTAAGGCTTCGGAGGGAATTAGTGAATTTGTTAGCGACCGGGGTAGCATTCAGTGCTGGTGCGGTGGTAAAGGTGGTAGGGGAACTGGAAAGTGTTCCTGAATAATGTAAGGTGGCTGTGGCTGAGGTGTTGTCGACGGCGATGGTAGAGTCCATGAAGGTAGAGGCAGAAACCATGTATTTGCCAGCGGACTGGTCAGCTGTTACGATGACGTTGGTAGTTTGGCCAGGGGCGACTAGGATGGTGTCGGTTTTGAAGGGTTTTACGTAGGTGGCATCGACTTCTACCACTGTCATTGTGTGTCCTGCGATCTTGAAGAAGAGTTCCTCATTGAGTGCAGCATTGATAACTCGGAGCAAGTAGCTCTTCCCTGGTTCCACGCTCAACGTGAACCCACCTTGGTCTGATGAACAGTTTGCGACAGCTCCAGGATGACCGTTGATGGTATGAGCGTCAGAGACATTGGGAGCCATCCCTGATTTTAGTGCCTCATTGATCACTGCTTCGGTGTCTGACTTCCACCATTCACCTGCAGTAGTTTCGAAGTTTAACTGGTGAGTTCCACCATCCCTGATTTTAGTGCAACCGGACTGCATGCTTGGAATTCAGTGTACATTACATATACTGAATATAACGTAGGGTACTGTATTAGAGGAGGGTTTTTAGAGTTCTTCTCCTCAGACTGAGTATGGTCAGGGGTGAAGTAAAAACAAAaaacgaaaaaggaaaaaatgaaaagaaaaaaaatggtgatAATTGACATAGCTCTCTCACCTAATACGACAACGTTTTCGTGATGGGGCTTGGGAAATGGATACAACACACCACGCTTAGGCAAAATGACCACAGCACCGTGTACGGTGGCCCTCAGCCATAAGATATGAGCGTGCCAAAGTAGGGTACCCCTTTGGCCTGTGATTGTGAAGTTGTATACGTAGCTTTGCCCTGGCTGGATTGGGCATTGTGTAATGTATGCAGGTCCATCTGCCCATCCTGTCCGAAGCTGCCTGACACCGTGCCTGCCATGTTTTTCCAACAAATATACGACATCCCAAAACATTTACCactataatatatacattactGATCCAACTAAAACAAGATTCTTGATTTAATTACCAGTGGATTGATACGTTATACTTGACATGGTTGACGACCCTGACGAGAACAGTGTCATCTTCCCGGGCATATAAAGTTGGTCCTGGGGACTTTCCATTCACGGTGACAATGGGCTTACTTGAACACAAGCGGGTGAAGTTCTTCAGCACCACCTGCTCACAGAAGTAATCCCAACCAAATTACAGCTGCAAAGGCCTACGTTGGAGAGACTACTAAATACCCAATTTGCACCACCCTACGCTCTCACTACCAAATACTATCGTTTTTCTGAAAATTCGTTACcagaagggggaaaaaaaagggtCATCATTCCCTCCATCCCGGCGggatttatttcaaaaattcaaatacaAGTTCGATAACTAATGCTGAAGTACATTTGCCCAATTTGATTTCTTCAGTCTAAAATTCATGTCGATAATATGcatttaaagggaaaaaaactacatttttgcaTGGGCATGCAGCAATAAGTATGATCTACGTCAAATTGAAGTACTGGtttagtgtgtgtgtgtgtgggcattttaaaagaaaaatgttgtCTTACATCGAATTTGTAGTGGCGAACTCTGCAGTGGACAAGTGCGGGAAATAAGAAAAGTGCCAGGATCAAAATTTGAACCGAGGAGGAGGAGTAGCCACCCATCTACGTCTTCTTTGCTGTCTTGTCTCTGTGTAACTTCAGTGGTTTTTAGCGT is part of the Coffea eugenioides isolate CCC68of chromosome 6, Ceug_1.0, whole genome shotgun sequence genome and encodes:
- the LOC113775070 gene encoding laccase-4, which encodes MGGYSSSSVQILILALFLFPALVHCRVRHYKFDVVLKNFTRLCSSKPIVTVNGKSPGPTLYAREDDTVLVRVVNHVKYNVSIHWHGVRQLRTGWADGPAYITQCPIQPGQSYVYNFTITGQRGTLLWHAHILWLRATVHGAVVILPKRGVLYPFPKPHHENVVVLGEWWKSDTEAVINEALKSGMAPNVSDAHTINGHPGAVANCSSDQGGFTLSVEPGKSYLLRVINAALNEELFFKIAGHTMTVVEVDATYVKPFKTDTILVAPGQTTNVIVTADQSAGKYMVSASTFMDSTIAVDNTSATATLHYSGTLSSSPTTFTTAPALNATPVANKFTNSLRSLNSKKYPAQVPQTVDHSLFFVVGLGINPCPTCKAANGSRVVASVNNVTFVMPTVALLQAHFFNINGVFTTDFPGNPPSPFNYTGTPPANLQTKNGTKVYRLPYNATVQVVLQDTGIVAPENHPVHLHGFNFFAVGRGLGNFNPKTDPKKFNLVDPVERNTIGVPTGGWVAIRFRADNPGVWFMHCHLEVHTTWGLKMAFLVDNGKGPNESLLPPPSDLPKC